In the Drosophila takahashii strain IR98-3 E-12201 chromosome 3R, DtakHiC1v2, whole genome shotgun sequence genome, one interval contains:
- the Mhcl gene encoding unconventional myosin-XVIIIa isoform X9 yields MSFRYSTRLIQDTRLDLDLKEEKLASLQRELEEMTFGGGTEEEFAQLRRSKNETERRAKEQEEELDEMAGQIQLLEQAKLRLEMSLETMRKEARRESQQRDEELEEVRGNGYKKIKALECQLETEHEERTLLLREKHELERRLSSMEDRDRVDRDAEEALNQKLRRDLRKYKALLKDAQTQLERLKADTPGKTLIRQLRNQLEDAESARSLAMKARQTAEAELTEVQAMFEESHRARNDAEERANAAHRDRAELQAQIEENEEELGELMKKYSATVKHLNTEQINVSEAEFKLNEMEAERNNLKEQVAELQHRLDNVENLGDPSMAMMSKRLELRTKELESRLELEQATRARLEVQVNRHKEALEKLQNEVTQSKMREMQAQDVIKKSQKSLRDMREEFHTVSSREQESLTRRKDLEKKMEQMESEGAALKNDLRLALQRIADLQQAMEEEGEEELSESDESLSSVGSISDLEDRLRPVHVKRSSQQSLNGSIGGGGGGSSTRTVVFEKDDNSPRYADNEVNSNSRKQHKH; encoded by the exons ATGAGTTTCCGCTACTCAACGCGGCTGATTCAA GACACCCGCTTGGATCTTGACCTCAAGGAGGAGAAACTCGCCTCGCTGCAGCGCGAACTGGAGGAGATGACCTTTGGCGGCGGCACCGAGGAGGAGTTCGCCCAGCTGCGGCGCTCCAAGAACGAAACGGAGCGCCGGGccaaggagcaggaggaggagctggacgAGATGGCCGGCCAGATACAGCTGCTCGAGCAGGCCAAGCTGCGGCTGGAGATGAGCCTGGAGACGATGCGCAAGGAGGCGCGACGCGAGTCCCAGCAGCGCGacgaggagctggaggaggtgCGCGGCAATGGCTACAAGAAGATCAAGGCCCTCGAGTGCCAGCTGGAGACGGAGCACGAGGAGCGCACGCTGCTGCTGCGCGAGAAGCACGAGCTGGAGCGACGCCTCTCCTCCATGGAGGATCGCGATCGCGTGGACCGCGATGCCGAGGAGGCGCTCAACCAGAAGCTGCGTCGCGATCTCCGCAAATACAAGGCCCTGCTCAAGGACGCCCAGACGCAGTTGGAGCGGCTCAAGGCGGATACGCCTGGCAAGACTCTGATTAGGCAACTGCGTAACCAACTGGAGGATGCCGAATCCGCTCGTTCGCTGGCCATGAAGGCGCGTCAAACGGCCGAGGCCGAGCTGACCGAGGTACAGGCCATGTTCGAGGAGTCGCATCGGGCCAGAAACGATGCCGAGGAGCGGGCGAATGCGGCGCACCGGGATCGCGCCGAGCTGCAGGCCCAGATCGAGGAGAACGAGGAGGAGCTGGGCGAGCTGATGAAGAAGTACAGCGCCACGGTGAAGCACCTGAATACCGAGCAGATCAACGTGTCCGAGGCCGAGTTCAAGCTCAACGAGATGGAGGCAGAGCGCAACAATCTCAAGGAACAGGTGGCCGAGCTGCAGCATCGGCTGGACAACGTGGAGAATCTGGGAGATCCCTCAATGGCCATGATGTCAAAAAG aTTGGAGCTGCGCACCAAGGAACTGGAGTCCCGCCTCGAGCTGGAGCAGGCCACTCGGGCGCGACTCGAGGTGCAGGTCAATCGTCACAAGGAGGCCCTGGAGAAGCTGCAGAACGAGGTGACGCAGTCGAAGATGCGCGAGATGCAGGCCCAGGACGTGATCAAGAAGTCGCAAAAGAGTCTGCGCGACATGCGCGAGGAGTTCCACACGGTCTCCAGTCGCGAGCAGGAGTCGCTGACGCGGCGCAAGGACCTCGAGAAGAAGATGGAGCAGATGGAGTCGGAGGGAGCGGCGCTGAAGAACGATCTGCGACTGGCCCTGCAGCGGATAGCGGATCTGCAGCAGGCCATGGAGGAGGAGGGCGAGGAAGAGCTGAGCGAGAG TGACGAGAGCCTCAGCTCGGTGGGCTCAATCAGCGATCTGGAGGACCGATTGCGGCCAGTGCATGTGAAGCGCAGCTCACAGCAGTCGCTCAACGGCAGcatcggcggcggcggcggcggcagctccACCCGCACCGTTGTCTTCGAAAAGGACGACAACAGCCCGAGGTACGCTGATAACGAAGTCAACTCGAACAGCAGAAAGCAGCACAAGCATTAA